A region from the Kribbella shirazensis genome encodes:
- a CDS encoding DUF2867 domain-containing protein, protein MPITLHELDDLVPVVDEIDVKTARGDVTLREFTAGALGNSPLWIKGLFAVRMALAAVLRLETAGVPDSRRLRPETVSFTPGEKNSFFTVMRGEEDHYLLLKVSDNHLIGYLAIITDNERPATFKVVTLVEYLRPAGRVYYNLIRPFHHLVLLSMCRAGETWRDKT, encoded by the coding sequence ATGCCGATCACCCTGCACGAACTCGACGACCTGGTGCCGGTCGTCGACGAGATCGACGTGAAGACGGCGCGTGGGGACGTCACGCTGCGAGAGTTCACCGCGGGCGCGCTGGGCAACAGTCCGTTGTGGATCAAGGGGCTGTTCGCGGTGCGGATGGCGTTGGCCGCAGTACTGCGCCTGGAGACCGCCGGCGTACCGGACTCGCGACGGCTGCGCCCCGAGACGGTGAGCTTCACGCCCGGCGAGAAGAACTCGTTCTTCACCGTCATGCGCGGCGAGGAGGACCACTACCTGCTGCTGAAGGTCTCCGACAACCATCTCATCGGCTATCTCGCGATCATCACCGACAACGAGCGGCCGGCGACGTTCAAGGTGGTGACGCTCGTGGAGTACCTGCGGCCTGCCGGACGGGTCTACTACAACCTGATCCGGCCGTTCCATCACCTCGTCCTGCTCAGTATGTGCCGAGCCGGCGAGACGTGGCGCGACAAGACGTGA
- a CDS encoding MFS transporter, giving the protein MSTSSFLKQPKSVWAVAFACVIAFMGIGLVDPILKPIAEQLHASPSQVSLLFTSYMAVIGVAMLITGAVSSRIGAKRTLLIGLAIIVVFSALAGLSNSIGAIVAFRAGWGLGNALFIATALATIVNSASGSVAEAIILYEAALGVGIAAGPLVGGELGTISWRGPFFGVAVLMTIALAATAFLLPASPPEARRTSILEPLKALRHRSLATVAVTALLYNLGFFTLLAFTPFPLAMSARQIGLIFFGWGICLAFTSVFVAPRLQRRFGTLPVAMSVLLLFAADLAVMGVYAHHKQVLAVGVVVAGLFLGINNTLITEAVMGAAPVERGTASAAYSFVRFSGGAVAPWLAGKLGEDVNIQLPFYVGAVAVLLAVAALATGWKPLSHLRVPTTHTPAEAEAITAADA; this is encoded by the coding sequence GTGAGTACGTCGTCGTTCCTCAAGCAGCCCAAGTCCGTCTGGGCGGTCGCGTTCGCCTGCGTGATCGCGTTCATGGGCATCGGTCTGGTGGATCCGATCCTCAAGCCGATCGCCGAGCAGTTGCACGCGAGCCCTTCGCAGGTCTCGCTGCTGTTCACCAGCTACATGGCGGTCATCGGGGTGGCGATGCTGATCACCGGCGCGGTCTCCAGCCGCATCGGCGCCAAACGCACGCTGCTCATCGGCCTGGCGATCATCGTCGTGTTCAGCGCACTCGCCGGCCTGTCGAACAGCATCGGCGCGATCGTCGCGTTCCGGGCCGGCTGGGGTCTGGGCAACGCGCTGTTCATCGCGACCGCGCTCGCCACGATCGTGAACTCGGCCTCCGGCTCGGTCGCCGAAGCGATCATCCTGTACGAAGCCGCGCTGGGTGTCGGTATCGCGGCCGGTCCGCTCGTCGGTGGCGAGCTGGGCACGATCTCCTGGCGCGGCCCGTTCTTCGGTGTCGCCGTACTGATGACGATCGCGCTCGCCGCAACCGCGTTCCTGTTGCCCGCATCGCCGCCCGAAGCTCGCCGTACGTCGATCCTCGAGCCGCTGAAGGCGCTGCGGCACCGGTCGCTGGCAACCGTGGCGGTCACCGCATTGCTGTACAACCTCGGGTTCTTCACGCTGCTGGCGTTCACGCCGTTCCCGCTGGCGATGTCGGCGCGGCAGATCGGGCTGATCTTCTTCGGCTGGGGCATCTGCCTGGCGTTCACGTCGGTGTTCGTGGCGCCGCGGCTGCAGCGCCGGTTCGGCACGCTGCCGGTGGCGATGAGCGTCCTGCTGCTGTTCGCGGCGGACCTGGCCGTGATGGGCGTGTACGCACACCACAAGCAGGTGCTCGCGGTCGGCGTGGTCGTGGCCGGCCTCTTCCTCGGTATCAACAACACGCTGATCACCGAGGCCGTGATGGGCGCCGCTCCGGTCGAGCGCGGTACGGCGTCCGCGGCGTACTCCTTCGTCCGCTTCTCCGGCGGCGCCGTCGCCCCGTGGCTGGCCGGCAAACTCGGCGAGGACGTCAACATCCAACTCCCGTTCTACGTTGGCGCCGTCGCCGTACTCCTCGCAGTCGCCGCCCTGGCCACCGGCTGGAAGCCCCTCTCCCATCTGCGCGTCCCGACCACGCACACCCCCGCCGAAGCCGAAGCCATCACAGCCGCCGACGCCTGA
- a CDS encoding thiamine-binding protein, with amino-acid sequence MIVAFSISPSAGDETGGVSEAVVEAVRVVRASGLPNETNAMFTNIEGEWDEVMAVVKQAVEVVAAVSPRVSLVLKADIRPGYTGQLTAKVERIEQALAD; translated from the coding sequence ATGATCGTCGCATTCAGCATCAGCCCGTCGGCCGGTGACGAGACCGGAGGTGTGAGCGAGGCGGTGGTCGAGGCCGTCCGCGTCGTCCGCGCCTCCGGTCTTCCCAACGAGACCAACGCAATGTTCACCAACATCGAAGGTGAGTGGGACGAGGTGATGGCGGTGGTGAAGCAGGCCGTCGAGGTGGTGGCCGCTGTGTCGCCTCGGGTGAGTTTGGTGTTGAAGGCGGACATCCGGCCCGGGTACACCGGTCAGCTCACCGCGAAGGTCGAGCGGATCGAGCAGGCGTTAGCGGACTGA
- a CDS encoding TetR/AcrR family transcriptional regulator: MQVRRGVDGRRARGEQRRSELLAATLTVIERDGVAGVSHRAVAAEADVSVASITYHFPTLDDLLVAALRSAAEDLAVELHGRGSELGARPADELARLIEHSAVRRRGRTLALYELYLYAARRPDLREAAGAWLEPLTEIARALTADPQKARLLVAALDGLLIQALIGAREVDGRDLAALLEVLR, encoded by the coding sequence GTGCAGGTCAGGCGGGGTGTCGACGGGCGCCGGGCGCGCGGTGAGCAGCGTCGCAGCGAGCTGCTGGCGGCCACCCTGACCGTGATCGAACGCGACGGAGTCGCAGGTGTGAGCCATCGTGCGGTCGCCGCCGAGGCCGACGTCTCGGTCGCCTCGATCACCTACCACTTCCCGACGCTGGACGACCTGCTCGTCGCGGCCCTCCGATCGGCCGCCGAGGATCTCGCCGTCGAGCTGCACGGCCGCGGCAGCGAGCTCGGCGCGCGCCCGGCCGACGAACTGGCGCGGTTGATCGAGCACAGCGCCGTACGGCGTCGCGGCCGCACGCTCGCGCTCTACGAGCTCTATCTGTACGCCGCGCGCCGGCCGGACCTACGCGAGGCGGCCGGTGCGTGGCTTGAGCCGCTGACCGAGATCGCACGGGCGCTCACCGCGGATCCGCAGAAGGCGCGCCTGCTGGTCGCGGCGCTCGACGGCCTGCTGATCCAGGCACTGATCGGCGCCCGCGAAGTGGACGGGAGGGACCTCGCCGCGCTGCTGGAAGTGCTGAGGTAG
- a CDS encoding MDR family MFS transporter, protein MTTTSSPTPDSVGEVTTLLTPRQTIQAMSGLMMGMFVAILAGTVVSTALPRIIHDLGASQSSYTWVVTLELLTMTATVPLWGKLADLYNNKLLVQLSLGFFVIGSLVAGFAPNIEVLLGSRVLQGLGAGGLTALVQIVMAAIIPPRELGRYSGVFGAIFASATVGGPLLGGFLVDSPLGWRACFLVGVPFVLAAIVLLQRTLKLPTVRRDVKIDWWGAFLIMGGVSTLLVWSSFAGNKFEWVSGWSFGLVAVALGALAAAVLVERRHPEPIIPMDLFRNRTVTLAIIASALVGVAMFGGSVFLAQYFQIAQGYSPTKAGLMSLPMILGMMVASTVAGGLITKYGRWKIYLVVGSILLPIGLALFGTIDAHTSKYLLWGFMIVLGVGIGLVMQNLVLAAQNDVPARELGAATSAVSFFRSMGGTIGVSVLGAILANQVAETLNPGGASSGGGNAVPNIAELPPEIRTIVENAYGAATADLFMMSVPFAVLALVAVVFIKEKALLTTTGAERRAAEEPDILDA, encoded by the coding sequence ATGACGACGACCTCGTCACCCACTCCGGATTCCGTGGGTGAGGTCACCACTCTGCTGACACCACGGCAGACCATCCAGGCCATGTCCGGCCTGATGATGGGCATGTTCGTGGCGATCCTGGCCGGCACCGTGGTGTCGACCGCGCTGCCGCGGATCATTCACGATCTGGGGGCGAGCCAGTCCTCCTACACCTGGGTCGTCACGCTCGAGCTGCTCACGATGACGGCGACCGTGCCGCTGTGGGGCAAGCTCGCCGACCTCTACAACAACAAGCTGCTGGTCCAGCTGTCGCTGGGCTTCTTCGTGATCGGCTCGCTGGTGGCCGGCTTCGCCCCGAACATCGAGGTGCTGCTCGGCAGCCGGGTCCTGCAGGGTCTCGGCGCCGGCGGTCTGACCGCGCTGGTGCAGATCGTGATGGCGGCGATCATCCCGCCGCGTGAGCTCGGCCGGTACTCCGGTGTCTTCGGCGCGATCTTCGCGTCGGCGACCGTCGGCGGACCGCTGCTCGGCGGCTTCCTGGTCGACTCGCCGCTCGGCTGGCGGGCCTGCTTCCTGGTCGGCGTGCCGTTCGTGCTCGCGGCGATCGTGCTGCTGCAGCGCACGCTGAAGCTGCCGACCGTACGGCGGGACGTGAAGATCGACTGGTGGGGCGCGTTCCTGATCATGGGCGGCGTCAGCACGCTGCTGGTCTGGTCCTCGTTCGCGGGCAACAAGTTCGAGTGGGTCTCCGGCTGGAGCTTCGGGCTCGTCGCGGTGGCGCTGGGGGCGCTGGCGGCCGCGGTGCTGGTCGAGCGCCGGCACCCGGAGCCGATCATCCCGATGGACCTGTTCCGCAACCGCACGGTGACGCTGGCCATCATCGCGAGCGCGCTGGTCGGTGTCGCGATGTTCGGCGGCTCGGTGTTCCTGGCGCAGTACTTCCAGATCGCGCAGGGCTACTCGCCGACCAAGGCCGGCCTGATGAGCCTGCCGATGATCCTCGGCATGATGGTCGCGTCCACGGTCGCCGGTGGGCTGATCACGAAGTACGGCCGCTGGAAGATCTACCTGGTCGTCGGCAGCATCCTGCTCCCGATCGGGCTGGCGCTGTTCGGCACGATCGACGCGCACACGTCGAAGTACCTGCTGTGGGGCTTCATGATCGTGCTCGGCGTCGGCATCGGCCTCGTCATGCAGAACCTGGTGCTCGCCGCGCAGAACGACGTACCGGCGCGCGAGCTCGGGGCCGCGACGTCCGCGGTGAGCTTCTTCCGGAGCATGGGCGGCACGATCGGCGTCAGCGTGCTCGGCGCGATCCTGGCGAACCAGGTCGCCGAGACGCTGAACCCGGGCGGCGCCTCGTCGGGCGGCGGTAACGCCGTACCGAACATCGCGGAGCTGCCGCCGGAGATCCGGACGATCGTCGAGAACGCGTACGGCGCTGCGACAGCGGACCTGTTCATGATGTCGGTCCCGTTCGCGGTCCTCGCCCTGGTCGCCGTTGTCTTCATCAAGGAGAAGGCGCTGCTCACCACGACCGGCGCCGAGCGCCGCGCCGCCGAGGAGCCTGACATCCTGGACGCATGA
- a CDS encoding MarR family transcriptional regulator, whose amino-acid sequence MASTRLSRLATRNVNTLPHAAMRVLGRLDELGQARISELAKADRCSQPTMSNLVQRLEEQGWVLRTQDPADSRASLISLTDAGLAELRSARRQAGEALSAYLAQLPATDLATLEAAVTVIHKLLTLEPLEATGR is encoded by the coding sequence GTGGCGTCGACGCGTCTGTCGCGGCTGGCCACCCGGAACGTGAACACGCTGCCGCACGCCGCGATGCGGGTGCTGGGGCGGCTGGACGAGCTCGGGCAGGCCCGGATCAGCGAGCTGGCCAAGGCCGACCGGTGTTCGCAGCCGACCATGTCCAACCTGGTGCAGCGACTCGAGGAACAGGGGTGGGTGCTGCGCACTCAGGACCCCGCCGACTCGCGCGCCAGTCTGATCAGCCTCACCGACGCAGGTCTCGCCGAGCTGCGCAGCGCCCGCCGCCAGGCCGGCGAGGCGCTCTCGGCCTACCTGGCTCAGCTTCCCGCGACGGACCTCGCCACCCTCGAGGCCGCCGTCACGGTCATCCACAAACTCCTCACCCTCGAACCTCTGGAGGCCACGGGCCGGTGA
- a CDS encoding bifunctional FO biosynthesis protein CofGH — MASSNPAALSTAMRRALKRADDGKTLDPAEAEVLLGASGDALTALMATAARVRDQGLADAGRPGVVTYSKKVFIPLTRLCRDRCHYCTFATTPGRVHAPYLSPDEVLGIARQGAALGCKEALFTLGDAPEERWDAARTWLEEAGYDSTLDYVRAMAIRVLEETGLLPHLNPGVMSWQDLQRLKPVAPSMGMMLETTSRRLFEEKGQPHFGSPDKDPAVRLRVLEDAGRSNVPFTTGLLIGIGETLSERSDSIFALRKIARQYNGIQEVIIQGFRVKPDTAMRNDADVPLDEWLAAIAVTRIVLGPRVRVQAPPNLVDLAECRALLDAGVDDFGGVSPLTPDHVNPERPWPQIDDLAKLTADAGFVLRERLTAHPEYLREPWLDPRLISHVEALLDPATGLANESALPAGLPWQEPDGGWDSVGRTDLHTTIDTEGRRTETRSDFDAAYGDWDVLREDVAARREAEANAQSSAPERIAADVKAALAAAERGPAGLSDAQALTLMTATGPALDELARIADNLRKATVGDDVTYVVNRNINFTNVCYTGCRFCAFAQRRTDADAYSLSMDEVGQRAEEAWVIGATEVCMQGGIHPDLPGTAYADLVRAVKERVPEMHVHAYSPMEIVNGSVRTGLSIEEFLISVKEAGLDSIPGTAAEILDDDVRWILTKGKLPTASWIEVISTAHRVGLPSSSTMMYGHVDAPHHWVQHLRTIAAVQDETGGFTEFVLLPFIHQNSPIYLAGVARPGPTYDENRAVHAMARIMLHGRIDNIQCSWVKLGVDGCVAVLNGGVNDIGGTLMEETISRMAGSKHGSRKSIAELTAMATAAGRPARQRTTTYGDVPAHPATELELA; from the coding sequence GTGGCCTCATCGAATCCAGCAGCTCTGAGTACTGCGATGCGCCGGGCGCTGAAGCGCGCGGACGACGGAAAGACCCTCGACCCGGCCGAGGCGGAGGTGCTGCTCGGCGCGAGCGGCGACGCGCTGACCGCCCTGATGGCGACGGCGGCGAGGGTCCGTGACCAAGGGCTGGCCGACGCCGGCCGGCCGGGGGTCGTCACGTACTCCAAGAAGGTCTTCATCCCGCTGACGCGGCTGTGCCGGGACCGGTGTCACTACTGCACGTTCGCCACCACTCCCGGCCGGGTGCACGCGCCGTACCTGTCGCCCGACGAGGTGCTGGGGATCGCGCGGCAGGGCGCGGCACTGGGCTGCAAGGAGGCGCTGTTCACGCTGGGCGACGCGCCCGAGGAACGCTGGGACGCGGCACGGACGTGGCTGGAGGAGGCCGGGTACGACAGCACGCTCGACTACGTGCGGGCGATGGCGATCCGGGTGCTCGAGGAGACCGGGTTGCTGCCGCACCTCAACCCGGGCGTGATGTCGTGGCAGGACCTGCAGCGGCTGAAGCCGGTCGCGCCGAGCATGGGCATGATGCTCGAGACCACGTCGCGGCGGCTGTTCGAGGAGAAGGGGCAGCCGCACTTCGGGTCGCCGGACAAGGATCCGGCGGTCCGGCTGCGGGTGCTCGAGGACGCCGGGCGCTCGAACGTGCCGTTCACCACCGGGCTGCTGATCGGAATCGGGGAAACGCTGTCGGAACGTTCCGACTCGATCTTCGCGCTGCGGAAAATCGCGCGGCAGTACAACGGCATCCAGGAAGTCATCATCCAGGGTTTCCGGGTGAAGCCGGACACGGCGATGCGCAACGACGCCGACGTTCCGCTGGACGAGTGGCTGGCCGCGATCGCGGTGACGCGGATCGTGCTCGGACCGCGGGTCCGCGTGCAGGCACCGCCCAACCTGGTCGACCTCGCCGAGTGCCGCGCACTGCTCGACGCGGGCGTGGACGACTTCGGCGGGGTCTCGCCGCTCACCCCGGACCACGTGAACCCCGAGCGCCCCTGGCCGCAGATCGACGACCTCGCCAAGCTGACCGCCGACGCGGGATTCGTCCTGCGCGAACGGCTCACGGCGCATCCGGAGTACCTGCGGGAGCCGTGGCTCGACCCGCGGCTGATCTCGCACGTCGAGGCACTCCTCGACCCGGCGACCGGTCTCGCGAACGAGAGCGCGCTGCCGGCCGGCCTGCCGTGGCAGGAACCCGACGGCGGCTGGGACAGCGTCGGGCGGACCGATCTGCACACCACGATCGACACCGAGGGACGCCGTACCGAGACCCGCTCCGACTTCGACGCGGCGTACGGCGACTGGGACGTGCTGCGTGAGGATGTGGCGGCGCGCCGCGAAGCCGAAGCCAACGCGCAGTCGTCCGCCCCTGAGCGGATCGCCGCCGACGTGAAGGCAGCCCTGGCGGCCGCCGAGCGGGGCCCGGCCGGCCTGTCCGACGCCCAGGCGCTGACCTTGATGACCGCCACCGGTCCGGCCCTGGACGAGCTCGCGCGGATCGCCGACAACTTGCGCAAGGCAACGGTCGGGGACGATGTGACCTACGTGGTGAACCGGAACATCAACTTCACCAACGTCTGCTACACCGGCTGCCGCTTCTGCGCGTTCGCCCAGCGCCGTACCGACGCCGACGCCTACTCGCTGTCGATGGACGAGGTCGGTCAGCGCGCCGAAGAGGCCTGGGTGATCGGCGCCACCGAGGTCTGCATGCAGGGCGGCATCCACCCCGACCTGCCCGGAACGGCGTACGCGGACCTGGTCCGCGCGGTGAAGGAACGCGTTCCGGAAATGCACGTGCACGCGTATTCCCCGATGGAGATCGTGAACGGGTCGGTGCGCACCGGCCTGTCGATCGAGGAGTTCCTGATCTCGGTGAAGGAGGCCGGGCTGGACAGTATCCCCGGCACCGCGGCCGAGATCCTCGACGACGACGTCCGCTGGATCCTCACCAAGGGCAAGTTGCCGACGGCAAGCTGGATCGAGGTGATCAGTACGGCGCACCGCGTCGGCCTGCCGTCCAGCTCGACGATGATGTACGGCCACGTGGACGCGCCGCACCACTGGGTCCAGCACCTGCGCACGATCGCCGCGGTCCAGGACGAGACCGGCGGATTCACGGAGTTCGTGCTGCTGCCGTTCATCCACCAGAACTCGCCGATCTATCTCGCCGGCGTCGCCCGGCCCGGTCCGACGTACGACGAGAACCGGGCCGTGCACGCGATGGCGCGGATCATGCTCCACGGCCGGATCGACAACATCCAGTGCTCGTGGGTGAAGCTCGGTGTCGACGGGTGCGTCGCCGTACTGAACGGGGGCGTCAACGACATCGGCGGCACCCTGATGGAGGAGACCATCAGCCGGATGGCCGGCTCCAAGCACGGC
- a CDS encoding VOC family protein → MRSAILNITFDCTDSRAQADFWSQVTRRPATFHDMPGNPFWAIEGDVNLVFVQVPEPKTIKNRLHLDLVPHDGSQSEELERLRSLGARVLDDRRTATPGSWIVLTDPEGNEFCLEEGD, encoded by the coding sequence TTGCGTAGTGCGATCCTGAACATCACCTTCGACTGCACCGATTCCCGGGCCCAGGCCGACTTCTGGAGCCAGGTCACCCGCCGGCCCGCCACCTTCCACGACATGCCCGGCAACCCGTTCTGGGCGATCGAAGGCGACGTCAACCTGGTCTTCGTCCAGGTCCCCGAACCCAAAACCATCAAGAACCGCCTCCACCTGGACCTGGTCCCCCACGACGGCTCCCAGTCCGAAGAACTCGAACGCCTCCGATCCCTCGGCGCCCGGGTCCTCGACGACCGCCGCACCGCCACCCCTGGCAGCTGGATCGTCCTGACCGACCCCGAGGGCAACGAATTCTGCCTGGAGGAAGGCGACTGA
- a CDS encoding TetR/AcrR family transcriptional regulator — protein sequence MVTRIEWLAAGLRLLETEGAPAVTIERLTGALGVTKGSYYHHFGSAAGYKRALLEYFEARNTTRLIDTVEGTAESAGRRGAEIGVGRAAENGVGRAADGKLRHLLGLVLADPDSARLEIAVRAWALQDPEVRAAQERVDTARTEYLKKLCRGLDAGVDPDRFAQLLYLILIGAEQVLPPIDKRDVREIYDLVLRLID from the coding sequence ATGGTGACGCGGATCGAGTGGCTGGCTGCGGGACTCCGTCTGCTGGAGACCGAAGGCGCCCCGGCGGTCACCATCGAGCGGTTGACCGGCGCCCTCGGGGTCACGAAGGGCTCGTACTACCACCACTTCGGAAGCGCCGCCGGCTACAAACGGGCGCTGCTGGAGTACTTCGAGGCGCGGAACACGACCCGGCTGATCGACACCGTGGAAGGCACGGCGGAAAGCGCTGGCAGGCGCGGGGCGGAAATCGGTGTCGGACGCGCGGCAGAAAACGGTGTCGGACGCGCGGCGGATGGGAAGTTGCGGCATTTGCTGGGGCTTGTGCTGGCGGATCCGGACAGTGCGCGGCTGGAGATCGCGGTGCGCGCCTGGGCTTTGCAGGATCCGGAGGTGCGGGCCGCTCAGGAGCGGGTGGACACGGCTCGGACGGAGTACCTGAAGAAGCTGTGTCGTGGGCTGGATGCGGGCGTGGATCCGGACCGGTTCGCGCAGCTGCTCTATCTGATCCTGATCGGCGCGGAGCAGGTGCTGCCGCCGATCGACAAGCGGGACGTGCGGGAGATCTACGACCTCGTTCTCCGCCTCATCGACTAG
- a CDS encoding FtsX-like permease family protein, with translation MLRLSVGALRTRWQLFAGAVVAVALGVGLVQSGLQMLSATDRPVLPAGLSAFERAKVREGYVGAATLLGMSVMLAVFLSVFIVSTTFGFITVQRRREFGLLRLVGAQRGYLCLMVMTEAGLLGMVGSLAGLPLGVLATWAQSWLLVELGMLPEWFAAPWDQGAVWAAMVIGVCTALFGVLAAAWRASRIGALEAVVEGQAARRVMTGWRWFWGLSAAFCTVVLVIAAQAARDLVAGLMIGLVVMISGSVALSQLSPVVVPLAARIPAVVVRGNLIADLARAGVLHAVRRSAATAAPLIVLVGLVVGLWGTFGSLAKAVGVEQERLITADVVVDHAVRPGLGVVAASVQTAVPIAVTRFRKTVYSEAVGIDPVAYQQTHRLRPRKGSLDRLTGRTIAIGPGMAAEGYRLGSTLNVALGNRRVAVKVVAIMPETLDVSENFFIPRSLLPAGGRTETLVKLAPGVTLEDRSAEGRAGEGRVGEGRVGEGRAGEGRAGEGRAGEGRAGEGRAGEGRAGEGQAGEGLAGEGRVGEGPAGWGTGEWRTVEEWAGARGEAQQRSNSGLFAALMGLAGIFTAVAVVNAVVMSTADRRQEFTVSRLAGLTRTQVVTVALVESATVVVVGVLLGSLVAAAALAGIAAGPYGLAALAIPWRLLGLIFAGALVVVGAAATLTSCRATSRRLGTY, from the coding sequence ATGCTGAGGTTGTCGGTCGGGGCGTTGCGGACCAGGTGGCAGCTGTTCGCCGGGGCTGTGGTGGCGGTTGCGCTCGGGGTCGGGCTGGTGCAGTCCGGGTTGCAGATGTTGTCCGCGACCGACAGGCCTGTGCTGCCCGCCGGCCTGTCGGCGTTCGAGCGGGCGAAGGTGCGGGAGGGGTACGTCGGTGCTGCGACGCTGCTCGGAATGTCGGTGATGCTGGCCGTTTTCCTGAGCGTTTTCATCGTCAGTACGACGTTCGGGTTCATCACTGTGCAGCGGCGACGGGAGTTCGGGCTGCTCAGGCTGGTGGGGGCGCAGCGGGGCTATCTGTGTCTGATGGTGATGACCGAGGCCGGTCTGCTCGGGATGGTCGGCAGTCTGGCGGGGCTGCCGCTGGGCGTGCTGGCGACCTGGGCCCAGTCCTGGTTGCTCGTCGAGTTGGGGATGTTGCCGGAGTGGTTCGCGGCGCCGTGGGACCAGGGCGCTGTGTGGGCGGCGATGGTGATCGGGGTGTGTACGGCGTTGTTCGGCGTACTGGCCGCGGCGTGGCGGGCGTCGCGGATCGGCGCGCTCGAGGCGGTCGTCGAGGGGCAGGCCGCGCGGCGTGTGATGACGGGGTGGCGGTGGTTCTGGGGATTGTCGGCGGCGTTCTGCACGGTGGTGCTGGTGATCGCGGCGCAGGCGGCGCGGGACCTGGTGGCCGGGTTGATGATCGGGCTGGTCGTGATGATCAGCGGGTCGGTGGCGTTGAGCCAGCTGAGCCCGGTTGTCGTTCCGCTGGCCGCGCGGATCCCGGCGGTCGTTGTCCGTGGCAACTTGATCGCCGATCTAGCACGGGCCGGCGTGCTGCATGCGGTCCGGCGGAGCGCGGCGACCGCGGCCCCGTTGATCGTGCTCGTCGGGCTGGTCGTCGGGCTGTGGGGCACCTTCGGGTCGCTGGCGAAGGCGGTCGGCGTGGAGCAGGAACGGCTGATCACGGCGGACGTCGTGGTCGATCACGCGGTCCGGCCGGGGCTCGGTGTGGTGGCGGCGTCGGTGCAGACTGCCGTACCGATCGCCGTCACACGTTTTCGGAAAACGGTGTACTCGGAGGCCGTCGGGATCGATCCGGTGGCGTACCAGCAGACGCACAGGTTGCGGCCGCGGAAAGGTTCGCTGGATCGGCTGACCGGGCGGACGATCGCGATCGGTCCCGGGATGGCGGCGGAGGGGTATCGGCTCGGCTCAACACTCAATGTTGCTCTCGGCAACAGACGGGTCGCCGTGAAAGTCGTTGCGATCATGCCGGAAACGCTTGATGTCAGCGAGAACTTCTTCATTCCGCGGAGCCTGCTGCCGGCCGGTGGGCGGACGGAGACGCTGGTGAAGCTGGCACCCGGCGTGACGCTCGAGGACCGATCGGCGGAGGGCCGGGCGGGTGAAGGACGGGTGGGCGAGGGACGGGTGGGCGAGGGACGGGCGGGCGAGGGACGGGCGGGCGAGGGACGGGCGGGTGAGGGACGGGCGGGTGAGGGACGGGCGGGTGAGGGTCGGGCGGGTGAAGGACAGGCCGGCGAGGGGCTCGCCGGCGAAGGGCGGGTGGGTGAGGGGCCGGCGGGTTGGGGGACGGGTGAGTGGCGGACGGTGGAGGAGTGGGCGGGTGCGCGTGGCGAGGCGCAGCAGCGCAGCAACTCCGGCCTCTTCGCCGCGCTGATGGGGCTGGCAGGCATCTTCACTGCGGTCGCGGTCGTCAACGCGGTGGTGATGTCGACGGCCGATCGGCGGCAAGAGTTCACGGTGTCGCGACTCGCCGGGCTGACCCGGACGCAGGTCGTCACGGTCGCCCTGGTGGAGTCCGCGACTGTTGTCGTGGTCGGCGTACTGCTGGGATCGCTCGTCGCCGCGGCCGCACTCGCCGGGATCGCGGCAGGGCCCTACGGCCTTGCTGCGTTGGCGATTCCGTGGCGCCTGCTCGGGTTGATCTTCGCGGGCGCGCTCGTCGTGGTCGGCGCGGCCGCCACGCTCACGTCTTGTCGCGCCACGTCTCGCCGGCTCGGCACATACTGA
- a CDS encoding TetR family transcriptional regulator, with amino-acid sequence MGAETGLRERKKQQTRAALAEAALRLALEKGPEHVTVEEIAEAADVSVRTFFNYFPHKEHAILGRNPEHLERALERMRTAPPDESPLTTMWFIVRDVLRDLESDGELSRRGELIMSSPSLLYQLMLSSIDDERQLTAALTERMGVPAGSTLPALVVSTAGAACRVAMELHKGAPGRPVHELLDEAFHLLAQGIDTAFGPDYQKKGHS; translated from the coding sequence GTGGGGGCGGAGACGGGGTTGCGCGAGCGCAAGAAGCAGCAGACGCGGGCGGCATTGGCCGAGGCGGCGCTGCGGCTGGCGCTGGAGAAGGGGCCGGAGCACGTCACGGTCGAGGAGATCGCCGAGGCAGCCGACGTGTCGGTGCGGACCTTCTTCAACTACTTCCCGCACAAGGAGCACGCGATCCTCGGGCGCAACCCCGAGCACCTCGAGCGCGCGCTGGAGCGGATGCGCACCGCTCCGCCCGACGAGTCGCCGCTGACCACGATGTGGTTCATCGTGCGCGACGTACTGCGCGACCTGGAGAGCGACGGCGAGCTGTCGCGCCGGGGCGAGCTGATCATGAGCTCACCGAGCCTGCTGTACCAACTGATGCTGTCGAGCATCGACGACGAACGGCAACTGACCGCCGCGCTCACCGAGCGGATGGGCGTGCCCGCCGGCTCCACGCTGCCGGCGCTGGTCGTCAGCACCGCCGGGGCCGCCTGCCGGGTGGCGATGGAGCTGCACAAGGGCGCTCCCGGCCGTCCCGTGCACGAGCTGCTCGACGAAGCGTTCCACCTGCTTGCCCAAGGCATCGATACTGCCTTCGGGCCGGACTACCAGAAGAAAGGTCACTCATGA